In the Dethiosulfovibrio russensis genome, GAGCATCCGGTGGCTGGAAAGACTACCCTGACAGGCAACCACATAAAGCTTTCTGGGACGCCCGCCGGTATAAGGACCGCATCCCCGACCCTCGGAGAGCACAACCGGGAGGTATTCGGCGAGATGCTTGGAATAGGCGATACGGATCTTCAGCTGCTTCGTTCCGAGGGGGTTCTGTGATGACCAGAGGGAGTCTACCGTCCAGGGTGGAGATAAGAGAGGTCTGTCCGAGAGACGGTTTCCAGAGCGTAAAGGAAAAGATCTTCACGAAGGACAAGATCGCCCTGATCGACGCTATGGCCGAGACCGGCGTATCCGTTATGGAGGTGACTTCCTTCGTAAGTCCCAAGGCCATTCCTCAGATGTCCGATGCCTCGGAGGTCATGACCCATTTCAACGAGAGATGGAGTGGGAAGGTAAAGTCCGTCGTCTTGGTTCCCAACGTCAAAGGAGCCGAGAACGCACTGAAGGTCTCTCCCGATTCACTGAACTTCGTGCTCTCCGCCAGCGCCTCTCACAACAGGGCAAACACCAGGAGGACCATAGAGGAGTCTCTGGCCGAGTTGAAAGAAGTCAAATCTCTTTGCGGAGATGTGGAGCTCGGACTTTCGGTGGCTACCTCCTTTCAGTGTCCCTTCGAGGGCGCTATCTCTCCTGATGCCGTAGTGAATATAGTCGAGAAGGCTATGGAGATCGGAGTGGGTACGGTTACCCTTGCCGACACCATAGGTACCTGTGATCCGGTCTATCTGAGTTCGACTCTGTCGCAGATAAAAAAGGTCTTCGGGGACTATCCTTTCTTTCTCCACCTCCACGATACCCACGGCATGGCTATGGTTAACACTATGATCGCTATGGAGATGGGGTTTTACCGGTTCGACTCGGCTACCGGCGGTCTTGGTGGATGTCCCTTCGCACCTGGAGCGGCGGGAAACTCTGCCACCGAGGACATGGTCAATTTCTTCGACCGTGTAGGTGTCTCCAGTGGAGTGGACCTGGAAAGGGTCCTTGCCATAGCCGATAGAATGAAGACCATGGGGCTTCCGGTGAACAGCCACATGTCCTCTTACAGGGCCGGATGCAGCAGCCTTTCCTGCGAAGGGTGAGAGAATCTTGGGAATGGGAAAAAGGCTCAGAGAAAGGCTGGAACGTCCCGGTATCATAGTAGCTCCCGGGGTGTTCGACGCATTGAGCGCCCGTATCTGCGAGATAGCTGGTTTCGAGGTCTTACAGCATACCGGCTATGGAACTGCGGCCTCTCTTCTTGCTAAACCGGACGTCGGGCTCCTTAGCTTCGGTGAGATGAGAGACCAGCTTTATAGGATGGTCCATGCGGTGGATATCCCAGTAATAGGCGACGGAGATAACGGTTTCGGCAACGCCGTAAACGTGGACAGGACCGTTAGAGAGTATATCTGGGCTGGAGCGGCCGGGCTGTTCGTGGAGGATCAGGTTATACCGAAGCGATGCGGGCATATGTCCGGAAAAGCGGTCATCTCGAAGGATGAGATGATGGGCAAGCTGCGAGCAGCCATGTCGGCCCGAGACCAGGAGGATAGATCGGCACTGATCGTCTACAGAACCGATGCCGTGGCGGTCAATGGTC is a window encoding:
- a CDS encoding hydroxymethylglutaryl-CoA lyase, translated to MTRGSLPSRVEIREVCPRDGFQSVKEKIFTKDKIALIDAMAETGVSVMEVTSFVSPKAIPQMSDASEVMTHFNERWSGKVKSVVLVPNVKGAENALKVSPDSLNFVLSASASHNRANTRRTIEESLAELKEVKSLCGDVELGLSVATSFQCPFEGAISPDAVVNIVEKAMEIGVGTVTLADTIGTCDPVYLSSTLSQIKKVFGDYPFFLHLHDTHGMAMVNTMIAMEMGFYRFDSATGGLGGCPFAPGAAGNSATEDMVNFFDRVGVSSGVDLERVLAIADRMKTMGLPVNSHMSSYRAGCSSLSCEG
- a CDS encoding isocitrate lyase/PEP mutase family protein, with translation MGKRLRERLERPGIIVAPGVFDALSARICEIAGFEVLQHTGYGTAASLLAKPDVGLLSFGEMRDQLYRMVHAVDIPVIGDGDNGFGNAVNVDRTVREYIWAGAAGLFVEDQVIPKRCGHMSGKAVISKDEMMGKLRAAMSARDQEDRSALIVYRTDAVAVNGLEDALSRAKRAADLGVDMVFVEALESLDQMETAVKEVPVPLMLNLVEGGRTPLVSPSVAEQMGFKYLMYPVTPLFAGAKAMLDVMSDVRNNGLSDSTVSLSMDFAEFAEVVRLDHIREIENDFLPEESLNRYGDNRGIL